The Benincasa hispida cultivar B227 chromosome 11, ASM972705v1, whole genome shotgun sequence genome has a segment encoding these proteins:
- the LOC120091007 gene encoding transcription initiation factor TFIID subunit 11 isoform X1, which yields MYLFLETKQSTNYICFSCSRKPNQRYFTRMKQSKDPFEAAFEEQEESPPNSPSAVDDLEIPTNVAPATADAFDLQDAGDDDSKSAAVATHSAAPASSTSMFVSSSSNVSAAPKTKEDDDEEEEENVEVELAKFPSSGDPDKNMAKMQAILSQFTEEQMSRYESFRRAGFQKANMKRLLASISGTQKISVPMTIVVSGIAKMFVGELVETARVVMTERNDSGPIRPCHLREAYRRLKLEVHHTPWTASGRLNCRCHES from the exons ATGTATCTATTCCTTGAAACGAAGCAATCCACGAACTACATCTGTTTTTCTTGTTCCAGGAAACCTAATCAGAGATATTTCACAAGAATGAAGCAATCGAAGGACCCATTTGAAGCGGCGTTCGAAGAGCAGGAGGAATCGCCTCCGAACTCTCCTTCTGCCGTCGACGACCTCGAAATTCCGACCAATGTAGCCCCTGCTACCGCCGACGCTTTTGATTTGCAAGACGCCGGCGACGATGATTCAAAATCCGCTGCTGTTGCCACACATTCCGCTGCTCCTGCATCCTCCACTTCTATGTTTGTTTCCTCTTCCTCCAATGTCTCTGCCGCCCCTAAAACCAAAGAAGATGATGacgaagaagaggaagagaatgTCGAAGTTGAACTTGCCAAATTTCCCTCGAGTGGTGATCCAGATAAGAATATGGCAAAGATGCA AGCCATTCTCTCACAATTTACGGAAGAGCAGATGAGTCGTTACGAGTCCTTTCGCAGAGCTGGATTTCAGAAAGCTAATATGAAAAGG CTGTTAGCAAGCATATCGGGGACGCAGAAAATTTCTGTACCAATGACAATCGTAGTGTCTGGTATAGCTAAGATGTTCGTTGGGGAACTCGTAGAAACAG caagagttgttatgACAGAGCGGAATGATTCGGGACCTATCAGGCCATGTCATCTCAGAGAAGCATATAGAAGACTAAAGCTTGAAG TCCACCACACACCATGGACCGCCTCAGGTCGTCTAAACTGTCGCTGTCACGAAAGTTAA
- the LOC120091007 gene encoding transcription initiation factor TFIID subunit 11 isoform X2: MYLFLETKQSTNYICFSCSRKPNQRYFTRMKQSKDPFEAAFEEQEESPPNSPSAVDDLEIPTNVAPATADAFDLQDAGDDDSKSAAVATHSAAPASSTSMFVSSSSNVSAAPKTKEDDDEEEEENVEVELAKFPSSGDPDKNMAKMQAILSQFTEEQMSRYESFRRAGFQKANMKRLLASISGTQKISVPMTIVVSGIAKMFVGELVETARVVMTERNDSGPIRPCHLREAYRRLKLEGKIPRKSVPRLFR, from the exons ATGTATCTATTCCTTGAAACGAAGCAATCCACGAACTACATCTGTTTTTCTTGTTCCAGGAAACCTAATCAGAGATATTTCACAAGAATGAAGCAATCGAAGGACCCATTTGAAGCGGCGTTCGAAGAGCAGGAGGAATCGCCTCCGAACTCTCCTTCTGCCGTCGACGACCTCGAAATTCCGACCAATGTAGCCCCTGCTACCGCCGACGCTTTTGATTTGCAAGACGCCGGCGACGATGATTCAAAATCCGCTGCTGTTGCCACACATTCCGCTGCTCCTGCATCCTCCACTTCTATGTTTGTTTCCTCTTCCTCCAATGTCTCTGCCGCCCCTAAAACCAAAGAAGATGATGacgaagaagaggaagagaatgTCGAAGTTGAACTTGCCAAATTTCCCTCGAGTGGTGATCCAGATAAGAATATGGCAAAGATGCA AGCCATTCTCTCACAATTTACGGAAGAGCAGATGAGTCGTTACGAGTCCTTTCGCAGAGCTGGATTTCAGAAAGCTAATATGAAAAGG CTGTTAGCAAGCATATCGGGGACGCAGAAAATTTCTGTACCAATGACAATCGTAGTGTCTGGTATAGCTAAGATGTTCGTTGGGGAACTCGTAGAAACAG caagagttgttatgACAGAGCGGAATGATTCGGGACCTATCAGGCCATGTCATCTCAGAGAAGCATATAGAAGACTAAAGCTTGAAGGTAAGATTCCTAGGAAATCAGTGCCTAGGCTCTTTCGCTAA